Part of the Cystobacter ferrugineus genome, AACTCGACCTGATGACCGTGGGGCCGAGAGCTTCCGAGCGCTCCCCAGTGGGTGGTAGGGGAGCGTGTTATAGAGGGCCGCGACCCGCCGCGGGAAGGAGTTCATCCCTGAGTCACCTGTACGATTTGCTCACCGAACTGAACCTGGCTCCCATCCAGCAGCTCGAGTACGTCCGGGAGCCGCGGAGCGTGGAGACCACCGCGGGGTTTGGACCCGAGGAGCAGCGGTTGCTCACGCGCGCGAAGCCGAGCGGGCTGGAGCTGGCGGTGGTGCCTGGCTGGCAACGCCGCTCGTGCATCTGGGGCTCCTGGAACTCCGACAGGCAGAGGTCTTAGATGGAACGCATCCTCCTTTGGGGCGCGGCGATCATTCCGAGCCTCGCCGTGCTGGGGTACGTCTACTCTCGTGACCAGTTCCCCGAGCCACGCTCGCTGCGGGTGAGGACCTTCGTTCTCGGCTTCTTCCTCTGCGTGCTGGTGAGCCGACTGAGTCAGCTCCTTTATCCGCTGGGCCCGCAGCTGGCCACGGGGCTGTGGGGCCGCTCCTGGTGGATGGCTCTTCTCTGGGATGCCATCCCCATGGAGGTCTGCAAGTTCCTCCTGATGTCTTTCTACGTGCGGCGCAAGCCCGCCTTCAACGAGCCACTGGATGGTGTCGTCTACGGCACCACCGCGTCGCTCGGCTTCGCCATGTACAACAACATCCTCATCGCGAGGAACAACGACCCGGAGTTCGCCATGCTGCGCATGATTGTCTCGGTCATGGTGGCGGCCGCCAGTGGCATGGTGATGGGGGCCTGCGTGGGCCGTGCACACTTCACCTCCAATCGGGTCCAGCGCCGCGAGTTCCTGGCCATGGGGTTGGGTGGCGCCGTGCTCCTGCACGTCCTCGTCTGGACGCTGTTGTTCACCAAGATCGTCTGGAGCACCTGGCTGGCGCTTCCCGTGTGCGTCCTCGGCCTGCTCTGGGGACACAAACTCTTCACGGCCCTGCGCCACGAACAGGACCGGCTCTTCCATGTGTTGGAGCACCGGGAGCGGCTGCTCACCGAGGGGGGTTGGGACACGGAGAAGCCGGAGGTTGAATGGGCCGGGGCCCCGCGCCAGCCCCTGTTCGAGCGCACCACCTGGGCGTGGGTGAAGCTTGGCCTGGGGAGCCTGGGGCTCTGCTTCTGCGGGCTCCTCTGGTGGGCCACGGATGCCACCTTCCGCGCCAAGCCCGCGCCCCGTGACGTCGGTGACTACATCGCCTTCGTGATCTTCATGCTATTCTTCGACGTTCTGCCCACCTGGCTCTGCTTCCGGCTGGTCTTATCGGGGTTGCGCGAGCCCCGCGTGGCTTCGCCCATATCGTGAGCCGCCGGGCGGGGCCCGGCGGTGCCCAGGGCCAGGCGCAGCACATCAACACGGGGCTGTCCCTCGAGGGCTCGCGTCGGGCGTGCCCTGCCAGGGAAACAGCACGTCGGCCAGGAACTTCCGCGCGCGCGGGTGTTCCGGCCGGCTGAAGAAATGCTCCGGCGTGGTGCGCGCCAGGACACGGCCCTGGTCCATGAACAGCACGCGGTTGCACACGTCCCGGGCGAAGCCCAGTCTGGCAATTCGCATTTGGACTCATGTGGCGATTTGGAGTGAACGGCCCTCTCACGTCTTATTATTGTCAGGGCTGAGCCTTGGAGCACATGGATGCCGTATTTCAGAATCAAGAAAGACACATCATCCTCGGAATACACGGGCAATATTGACGCCGCCCACAAATGGAAGCTGCCGGGTGTCTTTGAGTGTCCCGGCTGCAGAGCCACTTGGGGTGACAACTCCATCTCCTATCCTTCGGTGGACCTCACGCCTATCGCCTATTCAAGGTAAGCTCATGCCTGGGGAATCGAGAATAGAAGGATGCCTCGTTCGGGAATGCGTGGAATGGTGGGAACTCGTCCACGCACTCAGCAAAATCTTCGATCTCAGCGAGAATGACATCGGATTGCTGGATGTTGATGACCTGAAAAAGCCACGCCCCCCGGTGCTCGTGGAGTGGATCGAACGAGAATCTGGTTTTCGCTTGGATTTGACCTTCTACATCGGCGTGGAGGTGCCCTCGAAGCAGGCGGGAATGGCGCTCGCCTGTCGTCTGGCCGAGGCATTGGGACAAGAGATCTTGACGAACCCTCCCGAGGATCCCGATGGGGCCATGTCCTCACCCGACTCGTGGGTCCTGGCCCTTCCCACAGGAGAGATCTACGTCGTCCGTCAAATCAATCCGGAGTCCGATGCCGTCGAAATCGACCGCGCTCCCGAGCGGATGAAGAGACTCCGTCTCCCCCTGATGAATTGAAGCACGGAGCAGACGCGAGCCATGCGCTGGCCCGTCGAGGGCCAGCGGGCTGGATCGTGGGCTCGCCCCCGTTACTTCGCGGGAGCCTTCGACGCATCCTTCGCCGCCGCGTCGGCCTTCTTGCGCAGCGGGCAGGCGGCAATGGCGGCCTTGGGATCGATGGCGTCCTTGCCCTCGTCCACCTTGAGGATCTTGCGCTCCTCCCCAATCACGAACGTGTAGCGATTGGCCAGATTCATCACCGGCATCTTCACGTCATAGAGGTTGGTGAGCGTCGCGTCCGGATCCGGCACGAAGGCGAAGGGCGCCTTGAGCGACTCCTTGAACTTCACCAGATCCTGCGCCGCGTCCGTGCTGACGGCGAGCAACTGGCCGTCGAGCTTCTGCAAGTCCGCGTACCGCTCCGTGTACGCCGCCAGTTCCTTCGTGCAGCCGCCGGTGAAGGCCTTGGGGAAGAAGGCGAGGATGACCGGACCCGTCTTCACCATCTCCGAAAGAGTGTAGCTCTTGCCGGAGGTGTCCTTCACCGTGAAGTCCGGCGCGACCTCGCCGACCTGGGGGGTGGCTCCCATGAGGAAGCCCGCTACGAGCATGGGGTTGAGCATGGCCGGAGGCTTATCACTTCCCGCCCGGGTGTACCCAAGCCCCACCGTGGCGGCCTGTCCACCGGTCACCGCGACCGGGAGCACCCCTTACCGCCAGGCTTCACTTCTCCCCCATGCGCGCCCAGATGGCGGCGGCGGCCTCCCGCGCCTGCTCGGCCACCACGGACGGGTTGACCGACAGGGGCCGGCGCGCCCACACCCGCCACACCCCATCCACCATCACCGACTCCACGTGGCGCGAGCCCAGGCCGAACACCACGTGCCACGCCAGGTTCTCCGCCGTGAGTGGCGTGGCCGGCAGGTAGTCCATGACGAGCAGGTCCGCCACCGCGCCCTCGCGCATGGCGCCGATCTGCAACCCGAAGGACTGAGACGCCAGGCGGTGGCCATTGGCCAGGTAGCGCAGCACGTCGATGGGCTGTCCCGCGTCGCGCGAGCGCAGCCAGGCCGCCTGGGCCTCGGCGAACATGTCCGCGCTCACCCCGTCCGCCCCCAGCGTCGCCCGGTGGCCGAACTTCAGCGCCGGCGCGTAGCCCACCTCGGACTCCATGTTGGAGCGCGGCGTGTGCACGAGCCACGCCCCCGTGGGCAAGAGCTGCGCGAGCTCCGGCCATGCCAAGTGGCCCACGTGCACCAGCACCGTCTGCGGAGACAGCAGGCCGCCCTCCACCAGCCGCGCCACCGGAGTGCCGCCGTAGCGCTCCACCGACAGCTTCTCGTCCAGCGGATCCTCCGCCAGGGGCACGTGCAGGCCCACCCCCGTGCTCTTCACCGCCTCGGTCAGGCCCTCCAGTGCCTCCTTGCCCACGGTGAACAGGGGCGCCGAGCCCACCTGCCCGCGCAGCCGGCCTCGTGCCTTGCGCGCGAAGGACACCGTCTCATCCAGCCCCTCCTCGCGCCCCAGCGCTCCCCGGCGATCCGACACCGCGTAGGAGAGCACCCCGCGCACGCCCACCTCGTGCAGCCCGCGGCCCGCGCGCAACAGCGAGCCCTGGACGGCCCGGGGCGAGGAGTGCAGATCGAAGAGCGTGGTGGTGCCGCACTGCAGCGCCTCCAGGCCCCCCGCCGTCGCGGCCACCTGCACCGCGTCCAGGTCCAGCGCGTCCTCGTAGCGCCAGCGCACCTTGTCCACCAGTTCCTGGTAGCTCTCGAGCTTCGGCCGGGGCATGCCTCGCCCCAGGCTCGCGCTCAGCCGCTGGTGCGCGCTCACCAGGCCCGGAAAGACGAGCTTGCCCGAGAGCGCCACCACCTCGTCGTCCAGTGCCGCCTGGAGATCCGGGCCCCGGGCGACGATGCGCTCGCCTTCGATGCGCAGATCCACGCGCTCGACGTGCGCCGGCTCGAGTTCGACGACGATGCCACCTTTCAGGAGCGTGCCCAACCCGTCCCTCCAGTCAATCCGCGGCCATTCCACCGGCCCGACGTCCGCGAGCCCGCTCCAGACGCCGATCCGGTGGCCACCCTAGCACTGCCCCCGCGCGCGCGTCCCCTCCTACCGCTCTTCCGGGAACCCACCCCTCCGCCTCGAGGCGGAAACCTCCGCTCAGGAAGCACGCTCCCCCTCGGTGCCCGCGAGCAAGAGGCCCAGGAGCTGTTCGGTGGAGAGCGCCGCGGCGCCATCCGCTTCCGACAGGAGGCTGTTGGCCAGGTCGCGCTTCTCCTCGTGCAAGGCGAGGATCGCCTCCTCGATCGTGCCCTCGGCGATGAGGCGCATCACCGTGACGGGCCGGGTCTGGCCGATGCGGTGGGCCCGATCCGTGGCTTGATCCTCGGCCGCCGGGTTCCACCAGGGGTCCAGGTGGAAGACATGGTCCGCCGCGGTGAGGTTGAGGCCCGTGCCGCCGGCCTTCAAAGAGATGAGGAAGACGTCTCCCTCGCCCCCCTGGAAGGCCGCCACGCGTGCCTCCCGCTCGGCGGCCGGTGTCGCCCCGTCCAGGTACTGGAAGGACACGCCGCGTGCGTCGAGGGCCTCGCGCACCAGGGCCAGGTGCTTGACGAACTGGCTGAAGACGAGCGCCCGGCCCCCCTCCGCACGCAGCCCGTCCACCAGCTCCAGCAGGCGCTCCAGCTTGGAGGACGACACCGGGGAGTCGGCGTCCACCAGGCGCGGGTGGCACGCCGCCAGCCGCAAGCGCGTGAGGGCCGCCAGCACCGCGAAGCGCTTCTCGGGCCCCTCCGCCCTCTCGATGCGGGCGAGTGCCGCCAGGCGCGTGTCCTCGTACAGCCGGCGCTCCGCCTCGGACAGGGCAATGGGCGCCACCGTCTCCACGCGGGCGGGCAGCTCGCGCGCCACCTGCGCCTTGGTGCGCCGCAACAGGAAGGGCCGCACCAGCCGCGCCAGCGCCGCACGCGCCTCGGGATCCTTTTCCCGCTCGATGGGGGCCGCGAAGCGCTGGCGGAAGGACTCGCGGCTGCCCAGCAGTCCCGGGAAGACGAGCCGGAAGAGGCTCCACAGCTCCGACAGGCGATTCTCCACCGGCGTGCCCGAGAGCGCGATGCGGGCCTCGGCCTGGAGCGAGAGCAGCGCCCGGGCCCGGGCCGTGTCGGGATTCTTCACCGCCTGGGCCTCGTCCAGCACCAGCGTGGCGAAGGACACGGGCGTGAAGCGCTCCAGATCGCGCGTTAGCAGGCCGTAGCTCACCACCACCACGTCCCCCGGGCCCACTCGGGGCAACAACGCCTCGCGCTCCGCTTCCCGGTAGGCATGCATCTTCAAGGACGGCGTGAAGCGCTCCGCCTCGCGCATCCAGTTGAAGCACACCGAGGTGGGCGCCACCACCAGCGCGGGGCCCTGGCTCGCGCGGCGCGACAGCAACGCGAGCGTCTGCAACGTCTTGCCCAACCCCATGTCGTCCGCCAGGCACCCTCCCCCGCCCCACTCCGCCAGCCGTGCCATCCACACGAAGCCCTCGCGCTGGTAGTCGCGCAGCTCGGCCCGGAGCCCGGCGGGCACCGGCACCTCCAGACGTCCCGCCTGCCGGATGCGTCCGGCCAGCCGGTGCCAGTCCTGAGGCGCCCGGACGTCGGCGCCCGCCTCGGCCAGCGCATCCAACGCGGGCGCCGCCGCCGCCCCCACCTCCCAGTGGCCGCGCGAGGCATGCGCCGCGTCCGCCAGTGACTGGAGTTGCCCCCGCAGCTCCTGGGTGATCCGCAGCCACCGGCCCTTGCCCAGGGGCACGTACCGGTGGCCCCGCCGCAGCGCGTCCAGTAGCACCGCCAGTTCCACCCGCTCGTCCTCGACCTTCACACCGCCCTGCACGCCGAACCAATCCCGCTCCCGGTGCACCGATACCTTCAACCCCTTCGCATCCGGTGTCCGCACCACGCGCCAGGGACGATCCTCCCATTCCACGTCCCATGCGGGGCGCCCCGGCTCCTCCAGGCGTTCCAGGAAGCCGAGCGACGCCTCCGCGCCCGTCAGCTCGAAGCGGCCCGGCTCCGTCATCGGCAGGCCCAGCCACTCCATCGCCGTGGCCACCCGGGCCCGCTCGTCCTCCAGGTTCCGGCGCGTCCACACGCGCTCGCCCTCGCGCGAGCCCCGAACGATGTCGCCCCCCTCTCCCGGCACCCGGGGCCGGGCCCCGGACAAGGGCCGCGCGAACCACTGTCCATCCAGGGACTCCGCGCCCGTGGGCCGCAGGCGCAGCAGCAGTCCCGGTTCGGCGGGCACCTCGCGCCCCTCCAGAGCGGGTGGAAGGGAGAGAGGAAAGGCCGACTCCACCCCCCCGAGGCGCTCCAACAGCTCCGCGCGCCATGCGAGCGGCAGCCGGCCGCCGTGCTCCACCACGGTGCGCAACACCGCCATCGCCGCGGGCGAGACAGACACCAACACCAGCTCCGGCGGCTCGGGCGCCACGTCGTGCACGAGCAGCCACGGCATGGGTGAGCGGTCACTCAGCTTCCGCCGGGCCCACTCCAGCACCGCGACGCCCTCCACGCTCGGCTCCACCCACAGCTCGTCCTCTCCCACCTCCCCCTCATCGACGGTGAAGCCGAGAGGCAAGGAGCGCACCCGCAGCGGTGCATCCCGCCGTGAATCGAGCACCAGGCGGTGGCCGTGCGCGAGCAGCTTCAAGGCCTGCACCAGCAAGGGGTGGCGCTCGGCCGCGCCGTATTGCCGCTCCATCAACAGGCACAGCTCGAGCGCCTGCTCTTCCTCGGGAGAGGTGAGCAGCTCACGGGCCTCGGCCGTGTCACGGGACGACACGAGGCTCCCCTTCGACAGGCCTCCCCTCTTCGCGGGCCGGTGCAGCAGGGGCCGCAGCCGGGGAGAACCGGACTCCGCCCCTTCCAGATGGAAGCTCACCTGAGGGCCCGAAGCCGGACCGGAGCGGACGTCCGACAACATCCGCGCCTTGTCCAGTGCCTCCAGCAGCTTGCGGCCCGGCTCCACGAAGAGCCGCTCGGCGAGCCGGGCATTCGCCTCCACCCGCCGCGTCTCGCTCAGGGCCTCCAGCACCCGGTCCAGCGCGGACACGGCATGAACGCACCGCGCGGGGCTCGTGGGCTCGCAGTGCGAGCACACCACCGCCTCCCCGCCCTCGAGCACCCGCGACAGCTCCACCCTCACCGCCCGCGAGGCAGGCGCCTCCCCCTCCGTCATGTGCGCATGGCCGGGAGGCAACTCGTACACGAGGAAGGCGGGAGGCTCGCCATGAAGGACGAGGGTGAGGGAACTCGTGGGCAGATCCCGGGGCACGGCGTGCTCACGGATCCGGGCCCTGAGCCTGAACAGCGCCTGGACCAGGGGAGCGAGGCGCGCGTCCGTGGGAGCGGGAGGCCCTGGATGGAGGCGCTCGCGCTCCAGCCCCCGACGCACGGACTCGACCTCGGCCTCCACCCGGGCCCAGGCCGCGCGTTCCAGCACGTCACTCCGAGCCGACGTCAGGAAGGAGGACCGCAGGGTCCCGTCCAGGAGCGACACCAAGGGGTGATGGGCAATCTGGAACAGGTAGGGGAGCCACTCGGTCGAGCGAGGGATGAAGGGTTTCACCTCCAGCAGGGGCACGCGCTCCAGGTGAGCGACCTGGTGCTCCGCCAGCCACTCCCTCACTGCCTCTGGAGTCCGCGGCCGCGACGAGGCGGCTTCGGCGGACATCTCGGGAGACTGGGCCCTGTTCCACACCAGGGCCAGCGCAACCAGATGCTCGCAAAAGCCACTCAGGAGGTAGCGCTCGCAGGAGCAATCCCCATCCAGCCCCCGCTCATCCACGGAGAGCACGACGTCGTGGAGCGCGCGACCCGGGCCTCGGACATCTCCCTCCAGGCCCGTGGGCGTCACCGACCACTTCGTCACGCCCCCCGTGTCCGCCAGCTCCTCGCCCCGGGCGTAGACCCGGGCCTCCACGAGTTCCCTCAACCGGGACGGAGCGAGCCAGGAAGACAGCCGGGAGGGGAAGGACGAAGACGACTTCGCAAGTGGTTGCCGCGACATGACTTCCAAGATAACGCCTGGAAGCGCGGCGGACCCATTTTCGAGCCCGCCATCATGCCGGGTAGCCAGAAGGGCACCGCGACCGTCTCCATGAGGAGACGGTCACTCAGCCGACGGCGCAGTCCTTGCCACGCGTGGGCAGCGCGGAGGTGCCCCGGGAGAGGTACGCGTCGACGGAGCGTGCCGTCTCGCGCCCGTCCGCGAACGCCCAGACGATGAGGCTCGCCCCGCGGCTCGCGTCGCCCGCGCAGAACACCCCCTCCGCCGAGGTGGCGAAGTGGGAGTCCACCTGCACGGTGCCCCGGGGGGTGAGCTTCACGCCCAGTTCCTCGGACAGCGTGTGGCTGTCCGGCCCCGTGAAGCCAATGGCGAGCACGAGCATGTCCACCGGGTGGGCCGTCTGCGAGCCGGGAATCTCCACGAGCGCGGGCTTGCCGTCCGTCCCCGTCGTCAGCTCCACCTTCACCGCGTGCAGGGCCTTGAGCTGGCCGTCCTGCCCCTCCAGGCGCTGGGTGACCAGACCGAACTCGCGCTGGCCGCCCTCCTCCTGGCTGGACGAGGTGCGGAAGACGAGCGGCCAGCGGGGCCACGGGTTGTTCAGCGCCCGCACCATGGGAGGCGGGGGCGCGTACGACACCTGCATCACGTGCGCCGCGCCCTGGCGCAGCGCCGTGCCCAGACAGTCCGAGCCCGTGTCGCCACCCCCGAGGATGATCACCCGCTTGCCGGCCGCGTTGAACCGGGGCTCGAGCGAGGCGAGGCCCGCCACCACCCGGTTCTGGTGCGTCAGGTAGTCCATGGCCATCACCACGCCGGACAGCTCGCGCCCGGGCACGGTGAGATCCTTGCCGCGCTGGGCACCCACGGCCAGCACCAGCGCGTCGTACTGCTCGCGCAGCGCGCGCCAGCCCGGCTCTCGGCCCACGTCCACGCCACAGCGGAACTCGATGCCCTCCTGCTTCAGGAGCTCGAGCCGCCGGTCGATGACGGACTTCTCCAGCTTGAAGTCGGGAATGCCGTAGCGAAGCATGCCACCCGGACGGTCATCCCGCTCGAACACCGTGACGTGGTGTCCCGCCTGGTTGAGCTGCGCCGCCGCCGCGAGCCCCGCGGGACCCGAGCCCACCACCGCCACGCGCTTGCCGGTGCGGTGCGCGGGCGGATGGGCCTTCACCCAACCTTCCGCGAAGGCGCGCTCGATGATCTCCTTCTCCATCTGCTCGATGGTCACCGGATCCTGATCGATGTTGAGCACGCACGCGGCCTCGCAGGGCGCGGGGCACAGGCGGCCGGTGAACTCGGGGAAGTTGTGGGTGCCGCTGAGCGCGAGGAAGGCCTCCTTCCACTTGCCCCGGTACACCGCGTCGTTGAACTCGGGGATGGGATTGCCCAGCGGACAGCCCTGGTGACAGAAGGGCACACCACAGTCCATACAGCGCCCCGCCTGCCGCTTCGCCTCGTCGGCGGGCAGGGGGAGGATGAACTCGCGCCAGTCCTTGATGCGCTCGGACTTCTCCCGCTTCGGCGCGGGCACATGCGTCCACTCCTGGAAACCCGTCGTCTTGCCCATGGTCTTACTCTCCTCCCACGACGTGCAGGCGCGGCGGTTGGGCCGGAGGGGGCCGGCGGGAAGCGCGGCGAGCCTGGAGCACGCGCTTGTAGTCGGTCGGCATCACCTTCACGAACTGCGGCACCATCAGCTCCCAGTTGTCGAGCACCCGCCGCGCCAGCGTGCTGCCGGTGTGGTGCAGGTGCCGTTCGATCATCCCGTGCACGAGCCACAGCTCCGACTCGTCCACCAACGACTCCAGCTCCACCATCTCCAGGTTGCAGCGGCCCCGGAAGGAGCGATCCCGATCGAGCACGAAGGCCGTGCCACCGCTCATGCCCGCGGCGAAGTTGCGCCCCGTGGAGCCGAGCACCACCACCACGCCGCCCGTCATGTACTCGCAGCCGTGGTCGCCCACGCCCTCCACCACCGCCTGGGCACCGCTGTTGCGCACCGCGAAGCGCTCGCCAGCGAGCCCGCGCAGGTACACCTCGCCCGCCGTGGCGCCGTAGAGCACCGTGTTGCCCACGAGCACGTTCTCCTCGGGCACGAAGCGGCTGTCCTGCGGCGGGTAGGCGATGATGCGTCCGCCCGACAGCCCCTTGCCGAGGTAGTCGTTGGCATCGCCCTCCAGCTCCAGCGTCACGCCATTGGCGAGGAACGCCCCGAAGCTCTGTCCCGCCGAGCCCCGCAGGCGGATGCGCAGCCGTCCATCCGGCAGGCCCTGGGCCCCGTAGCGGCGCACCAGGTCGCCCGAGAGCATGGCGCCCACCGCGCGGTGGGTGTTGCTCACCGGCCGCACCAGCAGCGTGGGCGCGCCCCCATCCAGGGTGGCCTTGGATTGGAGGATCAGCTCGTGGTCCAGGTGGTCCGACACGTCCTTCACCTGGGGCGTGTCACAGCGCCGGTCCTCGGTCTCCGGAGCGCTCGAGGGCGTGAGCAGGGCGGACAGTTTCACCTTCTTCGCCTTCCAGTGGTCCGAGGCGGGCAACTGCCGCAGCAGGTCCACCCGGCCCACCAGCTCGTCCAGCCGGCGCGCGCCCAGGGCGGCCATCCGGCGGCGCAGGTCCTCGGCCACCAGGTAGAAGAAGTTCACCACGTGCTCGGGCTTGCCGTGGAAGCGCTCGCGCAGCCCCGCGTCCTGGGTGGCGATGCCCACCGAGCAGGTGTTGAGGTGGCACTTGCGCAGCATGATGCAGCCGAGCGCGATGAGGCTCGCGGTGGCCATGCCGTACTCCTCGGCGCCCAAGAGCGTGGCGACGAGCACGTCCTGGGCGGTGCGCAGACCACCGTCCACCTGCAGGCGGACGCGGCCACGCAGGCCGTTGTGCACGAGCACCTGCTGCGCCTCGGCCAGGCCCAGCTCCCACGGCAGGCCCGCGTGCTTGAGGCTGGACAGGGGCGAGGCGCCCGTGCCGCCCTCGTAGCCGGAGATGACCACGCCGCCCGCGCCCGCCTTGGCCACGCCCGCGGCGATGGTGCCCACCCCCACCTCGCTCACGAGCTTCACGCTCACGCGCGCCGTGGGGTTCACCGACTGCAAGTCATAGATGAGCTGCGCCAGGTCCTCGATGGAGTAGATGTCGTGGTGCGGCGGCGGGGAGATGAGCGTCACGCCGGGCGTGCTCCAGCGCGCCTTGGCGATGCGCTCGTCCACCTTGGGACCGGGCAACTGCCCACCCTCGCCGGGCTTGGCGCCCTGGGCCATCTTGATCTGCAGCTCGGCGGCGTTGACGAGGTACTCGGTGGTGACGCCGAAGCGGGCGCTGGCCACCTGTTTGATCGCACTGCGCCGCAGGTCGCCGTTCTCGTCCGGGATGTAGCGGCGCGACTCCTCGCCGCCCTCGCCGCTGTTGGAGCGCCCGCCGATGCGGTTCATCGCGATGGCGAGCGTCTCGTGGGCCTCGGCGCTGATGGAGCCGAAGGACATGGCGCCGGTGACGAAGCGCCGGACGATGGAGCTGGCGGGCTCCACCTGCTCCAGCGGCACGGGCGTACACCCCTCCTCCGCGACGACCAGCAGCCCGCGCAGGTTGCAGTGCGCGCGGCTCTCGTCATCCGCCAGGCGGGAGAACTCGGCGAAGACCGCGGCGTCGTTGGTGCGCGCCGCCTGCTGCAACAGGGCGATGGTGGACGGGTTCCACTTGTGCGTCTCGCCCCGGCGGCGCCACTGGTACTGGCCGCCCACGGGCAACTGCTCCGCCTCGAACTCGGCCACCGGGCCAAAGCCGCGCGCATGGCGCTCGCGCACCTCGCGGCCCAGCTCCGCCAGGCCCACGCCCTCCACGCGCGAGGGCGTGCCGGTGAAGTGCCGCTCCACCAGCGAGCGCTCCAGGCCCACGATCTCGAAGAGCTGCGAGCCGCGGTAGGACTGGAGCGTGGAGATGCCCATCTTGCTCATCACCTTGAGCACGCCCTCCTCGATGGCGTGCACGAAGTTGGCCTGGGCCTTGTCCGCGTCCACCGACAGCTCGCCCGCCTCGGCCATGGCGCGCAGCGAGTCCAGGGCGAGGTAGGGATTGACGGCCGAGACGCCGTAGCCGAAGAGGCAGGCGAAGTGGTGCACCTCGCGCGCCTCGGCCGTCTCCAGCACGAGGCCGGTGTACATGCGGATGCCGTCGCGCACGAGCCGCTGGTGCACCGCGGACACGGCGAGCAGCGCGGGAATGGCAGCATGGGCCGCGTCCACGCCCCGGTCGCTGAGCACGAGGATGCTCACGCCCGCGTCCACCGCCTCCACCGCATCGGTGCACAGCCGCTCCACCGCGGCCTCCAGGCTCGCGCCCTCCTCATGCAGCGGGTAGAGCAGGCTGATGCGCTGCGTCTCGAAGGCGCCCTCGTTGCGGATGGCGGCCAGGGTGGCGAGCTGTCCGTTGGTGAGGATGGGACCCGGCAGGGACAAGCGGTGGCACTGCTCCGGCGTCTCCTCGAAGGTGTTGCCCTCGGGGCCCAGGCCCGTGGCGAGCGTCATCACCAGCGACTCGCGGATGGGGTCGATGGGCGGGTTGGTCACCTGCGCGAAGAGCTGGTGGAAGTAGTTGAAGAGCGTGGGCGCCTGATCGCTGAGCACCGCGAGCGGCGTGTCCGTGCCCATGGAACCCGTGGGCTCCTTGCCCTCCTCGGCCATGGGCTTGAGCAGCAGGCGGGTGTCCTCGTCCGTGTAGCCAAAGGCACGCTGCTGGCGCCACAGCTCCTCGTTGGCCGGCCGGGGCGGCGCGGGCTCGGTGGGCAGGTCGTCCAGCGTGGCGACGTTGCGCTCGAGCCAGCGGCGGTAGGGCCAGCGCGTGGAGATGTCGCGTTTGACTTCCTCGTCCTCGAGGATGC contains:
- the gltB gene encoding glutamate synthase large subunit, which gives rise to MLDRGPGRYGLYEPDTEHDACGVGFVAHIRGEKSRSIVEEALELLNRLSHRAAAGRDPETGDGAGILLQIPHRLFERERLGFTLPPRRQYAIGMVFLPADPEARIACEAALEQVVTDEGQRVLGWRDVPVQPEHLGRLARERAPVIRQLFVARRRVVPSAFERKLFRIRKLTERRIQDRDLDPDGQFHVASFSAETLIYKGLLLPRQLPLFYPDLQHPECVSALGLVHSRFSTNTFPTWDLAQPFRYIAHNGEINTLRGNRNWMNARRGLLQSAKFGGSLEPLFPIIVPGKSDSAQFDNMVELLFLGGRPLPHAMMMMIPEAWEGHALMGDERRAFYEYSSALLEPWDGPAAIAFTDGQLIGATLDRNGLRPARYLVTEDDRIILASETGVIDVPAAQVRRKGRLTPGRMLLVDTLEGRILEDEEVKRDISTRWPYRRWLERNVATLDDLPTEPAPPRPANEELWRQQRAFGYTDEDTRLLLKPMAEEGKEPTGSMGTDTPLAVLSDQAPTLFNYFHQLFAQVTNPPIDPIRESLVMTLATGLGPEGNTFEETPEQCHRLSLPGPILTNGQLATLAAIRNEGAFETQRISLLYPLHEEGASLEAAVERLCTDAVEAVDAGVSILVLSDRGVDAAHAAIPALLAVSAVHQRLVRDGIRMYTGLVLETAEAREVHHFACLFGYGVSAVNPYLALDSLRAMAEAGELSVDADKAQANFVHAIEEGVLKVMSKMGISTLQSYRGSQLFEIVGLERSLVERHFTGTPSRVEGVGLAELGREVRERHARGFGPVAEFEAEQLPVGGQYQWRRRGETHKWNPSTIALLQQAARTNDAAVFAEFSRLADDESRAHCNLRGLLVVAEEGCTPVPLEQVEPASSIVRRFVTGAMSFGSISAEAHETLAIAMNRIGGRSNSGEGGEESRRYIPDENGDLRRSAIKQVASARFGVTTEYLVNAAELQIKMAQGAKPGEGGQLPGPKVDERIAKARWSTPGVTLISPPPHHDIYSIEDLAQLIYDLQSVNPTARVSVKLVSEVGVGTIAAGVAKAGAGGVVISGYEGGTGASPLSSLKHAGLPWELGLAEAQQVLVHNGLRGRVRLQVDGGLRTAQDVLVATLLGAEEYGMATASLIALGCIMLRKCHLNTCSVGIATQDAGLRERFHGKPEHVVNFFYLVAEDLRRRMAALGARRLDELVGRVDLLRQLPASDHWKAKKVKLSALLTPSSAPETEDRRCDTPQVKDVSDHLDHELILQSKATLDGGAPTLLVRPVSNTHRAVGAMLSGDLVRRYGAQGLPDGRLRIRLRGSAGQSFGAFLANGVTLELEGDANDYLGKGLSGGRIIAYPPQDSRFVPEENVLVGNTVLYGATAGEVYLRGLAGERFAVRNSGAQAVVEGVGDHGCEYMTGGVVVVLGSTGRNFAAGMSGGTAFVLDRDRSFRGRCNLEMVELESLVDESELWLVHGMIERHLHHTGSTLARRVLDNWELMVPQFVKVMPTDYKRVLQARRASRRPPPAQPPRLHVVGGE
- a CDS encoding glutamate synthase subunit beta; the encoded protein is MGKTTGFQEWTHVPAPKREKSERIKDWREFILPLPADEAKRQAGRCMDCGVPFCHQGCPLGNPIPEFNDAVYRGKWKEAFLALSGTHNFPEFTGRLCPAPCEAACVLNIDQDPVTIEQMEKEIIERAFAEGWVKAHPPAHRTGKRVAVVGSGPAGLAAAAQLNQAGHHVTVFERDDRPGGMLRYGIPDFKLEKSVIDRRLELLKQEGIEFRCGVDVGREPGWRALREQYDALVLAVGAQRGKDLTVPGRELSGVVMAMDYLTHQNRVVAGLASLEPRFNAAGKRVIILGGGDTGSDCLGTALRQGAAHVMQVSYAPPPPMVRALNNPWPRWPLVFRTSSSQEEGGQREFGLVTQRLEGQDGQLKALHAVKVELTTGTDGKPALVEIPGSQTAHPVDMLVLAIGFTGPDSHTLSEELGVKLTPRGTVQVDSHFATSAEGVFCAGDASRGASLIVWAFADGRETARSVDAYLSRGTSALPTRGKDCAVG